Proteins encoded by one window of Cellvibrio sp. KY-GH-1:
- a CDS encoding ABC transporter transmembrane domain-containing protein produces the protein MTLDVQPALDTATAAHNGGPLLECLLILARTHQLTATREALMAGLPLDADLTPSLFARAATRAGLTSKIAHRSLAQLNPALFPVVLVLDGNNACVLLSLDDGNARVIFPELGEASVLMTASELSARYTGRVIYARPTERFDAQVSDIAKTSRQQNPDAHWFWGIISQHKYLYRDVLLTALLINFFALVSPLFVMNVYDRVVPNHATDTLWILSIGMVIAISADFVLRMMRAWFVDLAASRVDVTLSAAIMERVLGMKLSERPASVGSFAAGLQSFEAVRSFISSATILALVDLPFVLLFMIVVLLISWPLIFPVLVGVILMLIYTAAVQHKMHVLSENSMQASAQRNATLVESLSSLETLKILGAEGACNLSGKKQPYWFLGSV, from the coding sequence ATGACCCTTGATGTACAACCTGCATTGGATACCGCCACTGCTGCCCACAACGGCGGTCCTTTGCTTGAATGCTTGTTGATTCTTGCTCGCACTCATCAATTAACAGCAACACGCGAGGCATTAATGGCGGGCTTGCCATTGGATGCTGATTTAACTCCTTCATTATTTGCGCGCGCCGCTACGCGTGCTGGACTTACCAGTAAAATTGCCCATCGTTCGCTTGCGCAACTCAACCCCGCGCTCTTTCCTGTTGTGCTAGTGCTCGATGGCAATAATGCCTGTGTGTTGTTGTCGCTGGACGATGGCAATGCGCGTGTTATTTTTCCTGAACTCGGGGAAGCTAGCGTGTTAATGACAGCTAGCGAATTATCCGCGCGATATACCGGGCGTGTGATTTATGCCCGGCCAACCGAGCGTTTCGATGCGCAAGTCTCGGATATCGCTAAAACCAGCCGCCAACAAAATCCAGATGCCCATTGGTTTTGGGGGATTATTTCACAGCATAAATATTTGTATCGCGACGTGTTACTAACTGCGTTGTTGATCAATTTTTTTGCATTGGTCTCGCCGTTATTTGTGATGAATGTATATGACCGGGTTGTTCCGAACCATGCGACCGATACCCTTTGGATATTGTCCATTGGTATGGTGATTGCGATCAGCGCCGATTTTGTATTACGGATGATGCGTGCATGGTTTGTGGACCTTGCAGCGAGCCGTGTCGATGTCACGCTTTCCGCTGCCATTATGGAGCGGGTACTGGGGATGAAGTTATCCGAGCGCCCTGCATCTGTCGGCTCTTTTGCGGCAGGTTTGCAATCCTTCGAAGCGGTGCGAAGTTTCATTTCATCGGCCACTATTTTAGCGCTAGTGGATTTGCCGTTTGTGTTGTTGTTTATGATTGTGGTGTTGCTGATTTCCTGGCCGCTGATTTTTCCGGTATTGGTGGGAGTCATACTCATGTTGATTTATACCGCCGCGGTGCAACACAAAATGCATGTTTTGTCTGAAAATTCCATGCAAGCGTCGGCGCAACGCAATGCCACGTTAGTGGAAAGCCTTTCCAGTTTGGAGACACTAAAAATATTGGGCGCAGAAGGCGCATGCAATCTATCTGGGAAAAAACAACCTTATTGGTTTCTCGGGTCGGTGTGA